One region of Vigna angularis cultivar LongXiaoDou No.4 chromosome 10, ASM1680809v1, whole genome shotgun sequence genomic DNA includes:
- the LOC108335288 gene encoding protein PHYTOCHROME KINASE SUBSTRATE 2, whose translation MVISEVSSHQLQTFNSQNNIYHLRDASFSSYLNSKEEILSESGHGFASNRKETLHHGVKKEDDGEIGVFGAEKYFNGENMESPQRVANNDANKNQPQKDEQTALVTRKNKVQYGTPSVRSESSLNSQSALLQSGVRNSSKNMKNKLRRKSFLASLGCKCYCSDSNSVDISDHAGEINCNKDASNGKTTSRNIFNADPEGSHLVKMTKPHEAEILISKDAYFQRPEKVAQGLSREKSLSLSSVTSSSGNQLVKLQLQVEKPRNSLEVFGSPILDSRSKSLSFDRRLAKTSWEAAPKIEETDFSENSGGNYNDAESDASSDLFEIESLTGKSNSFLARSTSNIVSSCASPTTCYAPSEASIEWSVATASALEYSTMSDYDDQRSIATTRSPIRTSLVSSNAKPKVIKEMQRRRPSILLGCKSQKAVGVAGDAFTAYDKPSSNTQIRRRSDTYPQVTEFKTETKEGIFGPRHKQHAYATPPLQRSLSPHPSQLLYI comes from the coding sequence ATGGTTATCTCAGAAGTCAGTTCCCATCAGTTGCAAACTTTCAACTCTCAGAACAACATCTACCACCTACGTGATGCGTCCTTCTCTTCATACTTGAACAGCAAAGAAGAGATCCTGTCTGAATCGGGCCATGGCTTCGCCAGCAACAGAAAGGAGACTCTTCACCATGGAGTAAAGAAGGAAGATGATGGAGAAATTGGAGTGTTTGGGGCTGAAAAGTACTTCAATGGAGAGAATATGGAAAGCCCCCAAAGAGTTGCTAACAATGATGCAAACAAGAACCAGCCCCAGAAAGATGAACAAACAGCTCTAGTAACTAGAAAGAACAAAGTTCAGTATGGaactccaagtgttcggtctgaGTCAAGTTTGAACAGCCAAAGTGCACTGTTACAAAGTGGTGTGAGAAATTCCTCCAAGaacatgaaaaacaaattgCGGAGGAAGAGTTTTCTGGCTAGTCTTGGTTGCAAATGCTATTGTTCTGACAGTAATTCTGTTGATATTAGTGACCATGCAGGTGAAATCAACTGCAACAAAGATGCTAGTAATGGAAAAACAACTTCAAGAAATATCTTCAATGCTGATCCAGAGGGTAGTCATTTAGTTAAAATGACTAAGCCTCATGAAGCAGAAATCTTGATCAGCAAGGATGCCTATTTCCAAAGGCCGGAGAAGGTTGCACAGGGATTGAGCAGAGAGAAAAGTTTATCACTCTCATCTGTGACTTCTAGCTCAGGAAATCAACTGGTCAAACTGCAACTTCAAGTAGAGAAGCCGAGGAATTCATTGGAAGTGTTTGGCTCTCCAATATTGGATAGCAGGAGCAAGTCCTTGAGCTTTGATAGAAGGTTGGCAAAAACGTCTTGGGAAGCTGCTCCTAAAATTGAAGAAACTGACTTCTCAGAAAATTCTGGTGGAAACTACAATGATGCTGAGAGTGATGCAAGTTCAGACTTGTTTGAGATTGAAAGCCTCACAGGCAAATCCAACTCCTTCCTTGCTAGATCGACATCCAATATTGTTTCTAGCTGTGCCAGCCCCACAACTTGTTATGCACCAAGTGAGGCAAGCATAGAGTGGAGTGTAGCCACTGCCAGTGCCTTAGAGTACTCAACCATGTCAGACTACGATGATCAAAGGTCAATAGCCACCACTAGGAGTCCAATTAGAACATCCTTAGTTTCCTCAAATGCTAAACCAAAAGTCATCAAAGAGATGCAGAGGAGGCGTCCTAGCATCCTGCTGGGTTGCAAGAGCCAGAAAGCTGTAGGTGTTGCTGGAGATGCATTCACAGCATACGACAAGCCTAGTTCCAACACCCAAATCCGTCGCAGGTCAGACACCTACCCTCAGGTGACAGAGTTTAAGACAGAAACAAAGGAGGGAATTTTTGGTCCAAGACATAAGCAACATGCTTATGCCACACCCCCACTTCAGCGCTCACTCTCACCACACCCTTCACAACTCTTGTACATTTAG